The bacterium genome includes a window with the following:
- the cysE gene encoding serine O-acetyltransferase, with product MKIIDDYRAVFERDPAARGFWARINVILTYPGFHAICLHRLAHSIYGLHIPVIPHLIMWVGRLLTGVEIHPAARIGKSFFIDHGFGVVIGETSEIGDNVTLFQGVTLGGTGKEKGKRHPTLGNNVVAGAGAKILGGITIGNNVYIGANAVVLNPVPDDCTVVGVPGRCVKIEGQRVAGMNLRHDLLPDPILERLENLQKEIHAAEEDIRRWHKGKKTTEK from the coding sequence ATGAAGATCATCGACGACTACAGGGCGGTTTTCGAGCGCGATCCGGCGGCGCGGGGATTCTGGGCGAGGATCAACGTTATCCTTACATACCCCGGTTTCCATGCGATCTGCCTCCATCGGCTCGCACATTCCATTTATGGGCTCCATATCCCCGTGATCCCTCACCTTATCATGTGGGTGGGAAGGCTCCTTACGGGGGTCGAAATTCATCCCGCCGCCCGGATCGGAAAAAGTTTCTTTATCGATCACGGCTTCGGTGTGGTTATCGGGGAAACCTCCGAGATCGGCGACAACGTGACCCTGTTCCAGGGAGTGACCCTTGGCGGTACGGGCAAGGAAAAAGGGAAGCGCCATCCGACGCTCGGGAACAACGTTGTAGCGGGAGCAGGCGCGAAAATTCTCGGCGGAATAACCATCGGCAACAATGTCTACATCGGCGCGAATGCGGTGGTTCTCAACCCGGTTCCCGACGACTGCACGGTTGTCGGTGTGCCGGGACGGTGTGTCAAGATCGAGGGGCAGCGTGTCGCGGGCATGAATCTGAGGCACGACCTTCTGCCCGACCCGATTCTGGAACGTTTGGAGAATCTCCAGAAGGAAATCCATGCCGCCGAGGAGGATATCCGGCGCTGGCACAAGGGGAAAAAAACGACTGAAAAATGA